One stretch of Thalassovita sp. DNA includes these proteins:
- a CDS encoding cold-shock protein: MPTGTVKWFNTTKGYGFIAPDDGGKDIFVHISAVERSGLTGLADEQKVSFELIDGRDGRQMAGSLALV, encoded by the coding sequence ATGCCAACAGGCACCGTGAAATGGTTTAACACCACCAAAGGTTACGGCTTCATCGCACCGGATGATGGCGGCAAAGACATTTTTGTACATATTTCAGCAGTCGAACGATCCGGTCTGACCGGCCTGGCTGATGAACAGAAGGTCAGCTTTGAGCTGATCGATGGCCGGGACGGCCGCCAGATGGCGGGCAGCCTCGCGCTGGTTTAA
- a CDS encoding VOC family protein, with the protein MHLKYLHTMVRVKDLEKSQAFYELLGLKETRRHDSEAGRFSLIFMAPEGQEDCPVELTYNWDGDDALPDDSRHFGHLAYEVGNIYEMCQHLMDNGVTINRPPRDGRMAFVRSPDNVSVELLQEGEALEPAEPWASMGNTGHW; encoded by the coding sequence ATGCATTTGAAATATCTACACACCATGGTTCGGGTGAAGGATCTGGAAAAAAGCCAGGCCTTTTATGAGCTGCTGGGTCTGAAAGAAACCCGCCGTCATGACAGCGAAGCGGGCCGGTTCAGCCTGATCTTCATGGCCCCCGAAGGCCAAGAAGACTGCCCGGTTGAGCTGACCTACAACTGGGATGGCGATGACGCCCTGCCAGATGACAGCCGCCACTTTGGCCATCTGGCCTATGAGGTCGGCAATATTTATGAGATGTGCCAACATCTTATGGACAATGGCGTCACCATCAACCGCCCGCCACGCGATGGCCGTATGGCCTTTGTGCGCTCGCCTGACAACGTCTCGGTGGAGCTGTTGCAGGAAGGTGAGGCGCTGGAACCAGCTGAACCCTGGGCCAGCATGGGCAACACCGGCCACTGGTGA
- a CDS encoding HPF/RaiA family ribosome-associated protein has protein sequence MHIQINTDHNIQGDERLAEVCEQLVSATLAPIASRLTRVEVHVKDMRGPKGGEDIRATVEARPEGMRPYAVHHDGTDISQAVKAASKKLRQRLEGEFGKLSAH, from the coding sequence ATGCATATTCAGATCAACACAGACCACAACATCCAAGGTGACGAACGGCTGGCCGAAGTCTGCGAACAGCTGGTCAGCGCGACCCTGGCGCCGATTGCGTCCCGTCTGACCCGGGTGGAGGTTCATGTGAAGGATATGCGCGGCCCCAAAGGCGGCGAAGACATCCGCGCCACGGTTGAGGCACGCCCCGAAGGCATGCGCCCCTATGCGGTGCACCATGACGGCACCGACATTTCCCAAGCGGTCAAAGCGGCCAGCAAAAAACTGCGCCAGCGGCTGGAAGGTGAGTTCGGCAAACTGTCCGCACACTGA
- a CDS encoding DUF1194 domain-containing protein codes for MRRGKFGWGTLYAMLLAAAIGTVSSAAQAACRQALALGLDVSGSVDAQEYRLQMQGVAGALQHPDVITALLGQPGGHVEVMVFEWSGPRDQHVVLNWRALRTEADIAAAAEVLRGAARVGGDPSTALGAAALMGAEALQQRDCTRRVLDLSGDGVANTGPLPQSVRRNPLLQGITVNALVIPDPNAQPGAKSSSRHPTDPEGLVSYFQANVLHGPDAFAEMALGFENYQAAMTRKLIRELYGMELVLGPKASLRIAGQ; via the coding sequence GTGAGACGCGGGAAATTCGGCTGGGGCACCCTGTATGCGATGCTGCTGGCAGCAGCAATTGGCACTGTCTCTTCTGCGGCACAGGCGGCCTGCCGGCAGGCGCTGGCCTTGGGTTTGGATGTCTCAGGCTCCGTTGATGCGCAGGAATATCGCCTGCAAATGCAGGGTGTTGCGGGCGCTTTGCAACATCCCGATGTGATCACCGCCCTGCTGGGGCAGCCCGGCGGCCATGTGGAGGTGATGGTGTTTGAATGGTCCGGCCCGCGTGACCAGCATGTGGTTCTGAACTGGCGGGCGCTACGCACCGAGGCTGACATCGCCGCCGCGGCAGAGGTGCTGCGCGGCGCAGCGCGGGTGGGCGGCGATCCCTCAACCGCATTGGGGGCGGCAGCGCTGATGGGGGCCGAGGCCTTGCAGCAGCGTGATTGCACCCGGCGGGTTCTGGATCTGTCCGGCGACGGGGTTGCCAACACCGGCCCCCTGCCCCAATCGGTGCGGCGTAATCCGCTCTTGCAGGGCATTACGGTCAATGCATTGGTTATCCCCGATCCAAATGCACAGCCCGGCGCAAAGTCCTCCAGCCGCCATCCAACCGACCCTGAGGGGTTGGTCAGCTATTTTCAGGCCAATGTGCTACATGGGCCAGATGCCTTTGCGGAGATGGCGTTGGGGTTTGAAAACTATCAGGCGGCCATGACCCGCAAGCTGATCCGTGAACTGTATGGGATGGAACTGGTCCTTGGCCCAAAGGCCAGCCTGCGTATCGCTGGTCAGTAG
- a CDS encoding MarR family winged helix-turn-helix transcriptional regulator, with translation MSLHDPLKTGDHAAFMSSYLDALALVERLHRLLLDVIKDEFERIGVLEINAVQALLLFNIGDHEVTAGELKTRGYYQGSNVSYNLKKLVEMGYMHHQRCAIDRRSVRVRLTPKGRNIRDVVAALFSRHAEGLQSKGVLGPDGIVEITNSLRRVERYWTDQIRYIY, from the coding sequence ATGAGCCTTCACGACCCTTTAAAAACTGGTGATCACGCCGCCTTTATGAGCAGCTATTTGGATGCATTGGCGCTGGTTGAACGGCTGCATCGGTTGCTGCTGGATGTGATCAAAGATGAATTTGAACGCATTGGCGTGCTGGAAATCAACGCAGTGCAGGCGCTGTTGCTGTTTAATATTGGCGATCATGAGGTCACCGCTGGGGAGTTGAAAACCCGCGGATATTATCAGGGCAGCAACGTCAGCTATAACCTGAAAAAACTGGTGGAGATGGGCTATATGCACCATCAGCGCTGTGCGATTGATCGCCGTTCGGTCCGGGTGCGCCTGACCCCGAAGGGGCGCAATATCCGTGATGTGGTGGCGGCGCTGTTTTCCCGCCATGCCGAGGGGCTGCAATCCAAAGGGGTGCTGGGCCCCGACGGCATTGTTGAGATCACCAATTCGCTGCGTCGGGTGGAACGTTATTGGACGGATCAGATCCGCTACATCTACTGA
- a CDS encoding DUF2282 domain-containing protein: MSDTTIKTLAVAGAVAAALTATTSTVAHAMEKEKCYGVSLAGKNDCAAGPGTTCAGTSIVDYQGNAWTLVDAGTCMDIELPAMADGKARKGSLEELDRDLPA; this comes from the coding sequence ATGTCCGATACCACCATCAAGACCCTGGCCGTCGCTGGCGCAGTTGCAGCAGCCCTGACCGCAACCACCTCCACCGTGGCCCACGCGATGGAAAAAGAGAAGTGCTACGGCGTTTCGCTGGCCGGTAAGAACGACTGTGCCGCTGGCCCCGGCACCACCTGCGCCGGCACCTCGATCGTTGACTACCAGGGCAACGCCTGGACCCTGGTTGACGCAGGCACCTGCATGGACATCGAACTGCCCGCAATGGCAGACGGCAAAGCCCGCAAAGGTTCGCTGGAAGAGCTGGACCGCGACCTGCCGGCATAA
- a CDS encoding helix-turn-helix domain-containing protein, translated as MADAPAEEQDFDWYGPDMATFGDRLAAAREQAGMEQRQLAKRLGVKLKTLQGWEYDLSEPRANKLNMIAGLLNVSIRWLLTGEGEGVTEPADPSGMDPDISDLLTELRDLKMQMTASADRLGRLEKQLRLKLKGS; from the coding sequence ATGGCGGATGCCCCTGCCGAGGAACAGGACTTTGACTGGTACGGCCCGGATATGGCGACCTTTGGCGATCGTCTGGCGGCAGCGCGGGAACAGGCCGGTATGGAACAGCGCCAGCTGGCCAAACGCCTGGGCGTCAAGCTGAAGACCCTGCAGGGCTGGGAATATGACCTGTCCGAGCCGCGCGCCAACAAGCTGAATATGATTGCCGGTCTTTTGAATGTCTCGATCCGCTGGCTGTTGACGGGCGAAGGGGAGGGCGTTACCGAACCCGCAGACCCCAGCGGCATGGATCCGGACATCTCTGATCTGCTGACGGAACTGCGGGATCTCAAGATGCAGATGACCGCATCGGCGGATCGGCTGGGGCGATTGGAAAAGCAGCTGCGGCTGAAATTGAAAGGCTCCTGA
- a CDS encoding arsenate reductase family protein has protein sequence MRIYGLKNCDTCRKAAKALPGAELVDIRAQPMGEEIRAKAYEAFGDALLNTRSTTWRGLSEAERAVAPLELLTAHPALMKRPLIVTDSDEMHLGWTKAVQAALGVA, from the coding sequence ATGCGAATTTACGGACTGAAAAATTGCGATACATGCCGCAAGGCGGCCAAAGCGCTGCCCGGGGCGGAGCTGGTGGATATCCGCGCTCAACCAATGGGAGAGGAGATTCGCGCCAAAGCCTATGAGGCCTTTGGGGATGCTTTGTTGAACACCCGCTCGACCACGTGGCGTGGGTTGAGTGAGGCGGAGCGCGCGGTCGCCCCGCTTGAGCTGTTGACGGCCCATCCGGCGCTGATGAAACGGCCGTTGATTGTGACCGACAGCGATGAGATGCATCTGGGCTGGACCAAGGCCGTGCAGGCCGCACTGGGCGTGGCGTAA
- a CDS encoding DUF692 domain-containing protein has translation MFDQSNHLPALPGVGYKPQHYSDLLADPAPVGWLEIHAENYMGAGGRPIAQLKYLAERFPISVHGVGLSIGGEGDLDPGHLARLKHLCDWLNPASFSEHLAWSTHESAFLNDLLPLPYTEATLNRVCAHIDQLQDVIGRRMLLENPSSYLAFDESTYEEPAFLAEVSKRTGCGLLLDVNNIFVSATNLNYDPRAYIDAFPLDKVGEIHLGGHDEDEDDHGAPLLIDSHGREVADPVWTLLDYTLARSGPLPTLIEWDTDVPEWPLLAAEARRAETALAQLDSKVTA, from the coding sequence ATGTTTGATCAGTCCAACCACCTCCCTGCCCTGCCCGGCGTCGGCTATAAGCCACAGCATTACAGTGACTTGCTGGCAGATCCTGCGCCTGTGGGCTGGTTGGAAATCCATGCGGAAAACTACATGGGCGCAGGCGGGCGCCCCATCGCGCAGCTGAAATACCTGGCGGAACGATTCCCCATCTCGGTGCATGGCGTCGGCCTGTCGATCGGTGGTGAGGGCGATCTGGATCCTGGCCATCTGGCGCGGCTGAAACACCTCTGTGACTGGCTGAACCCTGCCAGCTTCTCCGAACATCTGGCCTGGTCCACCCACGAAAGCGCTTTTCTGAACGACCTGTTGCCCCTGCCCTATACCGAGGCGACGCTGAACCGCGTTTGCGCCCATATCGACCAGCTGCAGGATGTGATTGGCCGCCGGATGCTGCTGGAAAACCCCTCCTCCTATCTGGCGTTTGATGAATCGACCTATGAGGAGCCTGCCTTTCTGGCTGAGGTCAGCAAGCGCACCGGCTGCGGGCTGCTGCTGGATGTGAACAACATCTTCGTCTCTGCCACCAATCTGAACTATGACCCACGCGCCTATATTGATGCCTTCCCCCTTGATAAGGTTGGTGAAATCCATCTGGGTGGCCATGATGAGGACGAAGATGATCACGGCGCGCCGCTGCTGATCGACAGCCACGGCCGTGAAGTGGCCGATCCGGTTTGGACGCTGTTGGATTACACGCTGGCCCGCTCCGGCCCGCTGCCGACGCTGATTGAATGGGACACCGATGTGCCCGAATGGCCGCTGCTGGCGGCAGAGGCGCGGCGTGCGGAAACCGCGCTGGCCCAGTTGGACAGCAAGGTGACCGCATGA
- a CDS encoding succinate dehydrogenase assembly factor 2 translates to MAETRENRLKRLQMRSMRRGIKEMDIILMRYAAARLEAMDDAALDAYDALLSENDQDLYQWVSGQQDAPEDLRDQIADIRAVATGA, encoded by the coding sequence ATGGCTGAGACCCGCGAAAACCGTCTGAAACGTTTGCAGATGCGCTCCATGCGGCGCGGGATCAAGGAAATGGACATCATCCTGATGCGCTATGCCGCCGCCCGGCTGGAGGCGATGGATGACGCCGCCCTTGATGCCTATGACGCGCTGCTCAGCGAAAACGATCAGGACCTGTACCAGTGGGTCTCAGGCCAGCAGGACGCCCCCGAAGATCTGCGCGACCAAATCGCCGACATCCGCGCCGTGGCCACCGGCGCCTGA
- a CDS encoding tetratricopeptide repeat protein encodes MALPFAAVAEDLRLSADASRALALQALQQGDPATAAQIAQGLLQRDPDDGMAHFTLARAFQQMRQPGKGRRSARLAFRHAGGETDKFHAAQLAARLAVEDNSPTAAQVWLRRSLLHVPDPRMRPRIEKDYRILRQLSPWQFGLSLSFAPSSNLNNGADSPYSLIDGVPVVGYLSGSAQALSGLRASADASVSYRLSQSKSQATRMSFRAFGQRVHLSDEAREIAPDVSNSDLAFNYLELGLNQQRKAQNGGWAFGAALGQSWSGGEKYQQSKRLHLSRRLPVGDASLLGLTGQLEHIRHDSGLADIRGLTLSTRLSHRSDTTGDWQVSLSLKTEDSDNANATRNRVDGQINWSPRKSKATAMIHPTLSLGASWQHYADFTVGLPVPGGREDETLFGQVEFTLQALDYGGFVPSLRVQARKTDSNVSRYDTRETTVSFGIKSAF; translated from the coding sequence GTGGCCCTGCCTTTTGCGGCGGTGGCCGAAGACCTGCGCCTGTCCGCGGATGCGTCGCGGGCCCTTGCCTTGCAGGCGCTGCAACAAGGCGATCCCGCAACGGCAGCGCAGATTGCCCAAGGTCTGTTGCAACGTGACCCCGATGACGGCATGGCGCATTTCACGCTGGCCCGGGCCTTTCAGCAGATGCGCCAACCCGGCAAGGGCCGCCGCTCTGCACGGCTGGCCTTCCGCCATGCCGGGGGTGAAACGGATAAGTTCCACGCCGCCCAGCTGGCTGCACGTCTGGCTGTGGAGGATAACAGCCCCACTGCGGCCCAGGTCTGGCTGCGCCGGTCACTGTTGCATGTGCCCGATCCCCGGATGCGACCCCGGATTGAGAAAGACTACCGCATCCTGCGCCAGCTCTCCCCCTGGCAGTTTGGCCTCAGCCTGTCCTTTGCGCCCAGCAGCAACCTCAACAACGGGGCAGACAGCCCCTATTCACTGATCGATGGCGTGCCCGTGGTGGGCTACCTCAGTGGCTCCGCCCAGGCGCTCTCGGGCCTGCGGGCCAGCGCCGATGCCAGTGTCAGCTACCGCCTGTCGCAGTCAAAATCACAAGCCACCCGGATGAGCTTCCGCGCCTTTGGGCAGCGCGTCCACCTGTCGGACGAGGCGCGTGAGATCGCCCCGGATGTCAGCAACAGCGATCTGGCCTTCAATTATCTTGAGCTGGGCCTGAACCAACAGCGCAAAGCCCAAAACGGTGGCTGGGCCTTTGGCGCCGCCCTTGGTCAAAGCTGGTCCGGCGGTGAAAAATATCAGCAAAGCAAACGTTTGCATCTCAGCCGCCGCCTACCGGTCGGCGACGCCTCCCTGCTGGGGCTTACCGGTCAGCTGGAACATATCCGCCATGACAGCGGGCTTGCCGATATTCGCGGACTGACGCTGAGCACCCGGCTGTCACATCGCAGTGACACCACCGGTGACTGGCAGGTCAGCCTGAGCCTGAAAACCGAAGACAGCGACAATGCCAATGCCACGCGCAACCGCGTGGACGGGCAAATCAACTGGTCCCCGCGCAAGAGCAAGGCCACCGCAATGATCCACCCGACGCTGTCGCTTGGGGCAAGCTGGCAGCACTATGCGGATTTCACCGTCGGCCTGCCTGTGCCCGGGGGGCGTGAGGATGAAACCCTCTTCGGTCAGGTGGAATTTACCCTGCAAGCGCTTGACTATGGGGGATTTGTACCATCTCTCAGAGTACAGGCGCGCAAAACGGATTCAAACGTCAGCCGATATGATACCCGCGAAACCACCGTGTCATTCGGGATCAAATCGGCCTTCTGA
- the thyX gene encoding FAD-dependent thymidylate synthase: protein MPITPEQQAEIDALRASPRQTLRAVSEGMEEHLYKAYPVLDHGFVRVIDYMGDDAAICQAARVSYGKGTKSVQNDEGLIRYLMRHWHSTPFEMCELKLHVKLPVFVARQWIRHRTANVNEYSARYSILDREFYIPQPEQLAAQSVINNQGRGEALTGAEAERVLEILKGDAARSYDHYEEMISDEGKQGLARELARMNLPANIYTQWYWKVDLHNLLHFLRLRADSHAQYEIRVYADEICKLVADWVPFAFKAFEDYRMGGAALSAGALDCVRRMLKGEEVTKENCGMSAREWRELEEVLEG from the coding sequence ATGCCGATCACCCCGGAACAGCAGGCCGAAATCGATGCGCTCCGCGCCAGCCCGCGTCAAACCCTGCGCGCCGTCTCCGAGGGGATGGAAGAGCATCTGTACAAAGCCTATCCCGTGCTGGATCACGGTTTCGTTCGTGTGATTGACTATATGGGCGATGACGCGGCGATCTGTCAGGCGGCGCGGGTGTCTTATGGCAAAGGCACCAAATCCGTGCAGAACGATGAAGGGCTGATCCGCTACCTGATGCGGCACTGGCACTCGACCCCGTTTGAGATGTGTGAGCTGAAGCTGCACGTCAAACTGCCGGTCTTTGTGGCCCGTCAGTGGATCCGTCACCGGACCGCCAATGTGAACGAATATTCGGCCCGCTATTCGATCCTGGACCGTGAGTTCTACATCCCGCAGCCCGAACAGCTGGCGGCGCAATCCGTCATCAACAACCAAGGCCGGGGGGAAGCGCTGACCGGGGCTGAGGCCGAGCGGGTGCTGGAAATCCTGAAGGGCGACGCCGCCCGCTCCTATGACCACTATGAAGAGATGATCTCGGATGAGGGCAAACAGGGGCTGGCGCGTGAACTGGCGCGGATGAACCTGCCTGCGAACATCTATACCCAGTGGTACTGGAAGGTGGATCTGCACAACCTGCTGCACTTCCTGCGTCTGCGGGCGGACAGCCACGCGCAGTATGAAATCCGCGTCTATGCAGATGAGATTTGCAAGCTGGTCGCCGATTGGGTGCCCTTTGCCTTCAAAGCGTTTGAGGACTACCGCATGGGCGGCGCAGCGCTGAGCGCCGGGGCGCTGGACTGCGTGCGCCGGATGCTGAAAGGCGAAGAGGTCACCAAAGAAAACTGCGGCATGAGCGCCCGTGAATGGCGTGAGCTGGAAGAGGTGCTGGAGGGGTAA
- a CDS encoding DUF1194 domain-containing protein, whose amino-acid sequence MGRFLTVIMMLTAAPAAALDCRLALVLAIDVSSSVDPREDTLQRQGLAAALLAPEVQQAFFVTPQPVALSAFEWSGRTNQKILLDWTLIDSPSKLLGAAESIAYSQRSTDEFPTALGHAVSYGWKMLDRGPRCLFSTIDVAGDGENNEGFGPQHAYRAFGFGDIVVNGLAILSKRDHEDDKVVAHYQSDVLRGPGAFLEIAEGFEDYESAMRRKLERELRPLMMGEVTE is encoded by the coding sequence ATGGGCCGTTTTCTGACAGTGATCATGATGTTGACCGCCGCACCGGCGGCGGCGCTGGACTGTCGGCTGGCCCTTGTTTTGGCGATTGATGTCTCCTCTTCCGTGGACCCGCGGGAGGACACATTGCAACGTCAGGGGCTGGCCGCGGCGCTGCTGGCCCCTGAGGTGCAACAGGCGTTTTTTGTGACACCCCAACCGGTTGCCCTGTCCGCTTTTGAATGGAGCGGGCGCACCAATCAGAAAATCCTGCTGGACTGGACGCTGATCGACAGCCCTTCCAAACTGCTGGGCGCGGCTGAATCGATTGCCTATTCGCAACGCTCCACGGATGAGTTTCCCACCGCGCTTGGCCATGCTGTCAGCTATGGCTGGAAGATGCTGGACCGCGGCCCGCGCTGCCTGTTTTCGACCATTGATGTGGCCGGTGACGGCGAAAATAACGAAGGGTTTGGCCCCCAACACGCCTATCGCGCCTTTGGTTTTGGTGACATCGTGGTCAATGGGCTGGCGATCCTGTCAAAACGCGATCATGAAGATGACAAGGTTGTCGCGCATTATCAAAGCGATGTTCTGCGCGGACCCGGTGCTTTCCTAGAAATCGCCGAAGGGTTTGAAGATTACGAAAGCGCAATGCGACGCAAGTTGGAGCGGGAGCTGCGACCATTGATGATGGGTGAGGTCACCGAGTGA
- a CDS encoding pyridoxal phosphate-dependent aminotransferase: MSFLSETLARVKPSPTIAVSNLAAELKAQGRDVIGLSAGEPDFDTPEHIRAAGIAAINEGHTRYTAVDGIPDLKEAICAKFKRDNGLEYTPKQVTVGTGGKQVLYNALMATLNPEDEVIIPAPYWVSYPDMVLLAGGTPVFIEAQLENDFKITPEQLEASITGNTKWFLFNSPSNPTGAGYSREELKALTDVLLRHPHVWILSDDMYEHLAYDDFEFCTPAEIEPQLYDRTLTVNGVSKAYAMTGWRIGYAAGPEPLIAAIRKVQSQSTSNPCSVSQKAAVAALNGTQEFLAPNNEMFVRRRNLVVDMLSAIDGITCPVPDGAFYVYPSIAGIIGKTTPGGVEITSDEVFATELLNDTGVAVVFGAAFGLSPNFRVSYATSDALLTEACSRIQAFCAKLS; this comes from the coding sequence ATGTCTTTCCTGTCCGAGACACTTGCCCGCGTAAAACCGTCGCCCACCATCGCCGTCAGCAATCTGGCCGCAGAACTGAAGGCGCAGGGCCGCGATGTGATCGGCCTCTCCGCAGGGGAGCCGGACTTCGACACGCCCGAACATATCCGCGCCGCCGGGATCGCTGCAATCAATGAGGGCCACACCCGGTATACGGCGGTGGATGGCATTCCGGATCTAAAAGAAGCGATCTGTGCCAAGTTCAAACGTGACAACGGGCTGGAGTATACCCCCAAGCAGGTCACCGTTGGCACCGGCGGCAAGCAGGTGCTGTACAATGCGCTGATGGCCACGCTGAACCCCGAGGATGAGGTGATCATCCCGGCCCCCTATTGGGTCAGCTATCCCGATATGGTGCTGCTGGCGGGGGGCACGCCGGTGTTCATTGAGGCGCAGCTGGAAAACGACTTCAAGATCACGCCGGAGCAGCTTGAGGCTTCGATCACCGGCAACACCAAGTGGTTCCTGTTCAACTCACCCTCAAACCCAACCGGTGCAGGCTACAGCCGCGAGGAGCTGAAAGCGCTGACAGATGTGTTGCTGCGCCATCCGCATGTGTGGATCCTCAGCGACGATATGTATGAACATCTGGCCTATGATGATTTTGAGTTCTGCACCCCGGCGGAGATTGAGCCGCAGCTTTATGACCGCACCCTGACAGTCAACGGTGTGTCCAAGGCCTATGCCATGACCGGCTGGCGCATTGGCTATGCTGCCGGTCCAGAGCCGCTGATTGCTGCGATCCGCAAGGTGCAGTCGCAATCGACCTCAAACCCCTGTTCCGTCAGCCAGAAGGCCGCCGTGGCCGCGCTGAACGGCACCCAGGAGTTCCTGGCGCCCAACAATGAGATGTTTGTGCGCCGCCGCAACCTGGTGGTTGATATGCTGAGCGCCATTGACGGCATTACCTGCCCGGTGCCGGATGGGGCGTTTTACGTCTACCCCTCGATTGCCGGGATCATTGGCAAGACAACACCGGGTGGGGTCGAGATCACCTCGGATGAGGTGTTTGCCACCGAACTGCTGAATGACACCGGTGTTGCCGTGGTCTTTGGCGCTGCTTTCGGGCTTTCGCCCAATTTCCGCGTCAGCTACGCTACCTCAGACGCCTTGCTGACCGAGGCCTGCAGTCGCATTCAGGCGTTCTGCGCCAAGCTCAGCTAA
- a CDS encoding DNA-binding domain-containing protein has product MSQTAFNAALLDPTADRPNGLSDAGGRPAGKRFDVYRNNVTVSLREALETGFPATARLLGEQNFNTIATGYLRANPPSSPLMMLYGGGFPRYISAIPALAKLAYLRDVARLEYAMRQSYHAEDTPALDPARLASLPPEALNNARLTFAAATQLVLTPWPIHAIRAKALGESGENPPAQAQPTLVTRPEFDPILTPLPADQGDLCGALMAGKTLAEASTLHPAADLGQLLGTLLATQALTDIHVEERT; this is encoded by the coding sequence ATGAGCCAAACCGCCTTCAACGCCGCCCTGCTGGACCCGACCGCCGACCGCCCCAACGGGCTGTCAGATGCCGGGGGTCGCCCGGCGGGCAAACGGTTCGACGTCTATCGCAACAATGTCACCGTCTCGCTGCGCGAAGCGCTGGAAACCGGTTTTCCCGCCACGGCACGCCTGCTGGGTGAACAGAACTTTAACACGATTGCAACGGGTTACCTACGGGCCAATCCGCCATCCTCGCCTTTGATGATGCTCTATGGCGGGGGCTTCCCGCGCTATATTTCGGCCATTCCCGCGCTGGCCAAACTGGCCTATCTGCGCGATGTGGCGCGGCTGGAATATGCCATGCGGCAAAGCTACCACGCGGAGGATACGCCTGCCTTGGATCCCGCCCGGCTGGCCAGCCTGCCGCCCGAGGCGCTGAACAATGCGCGGCTAACCTTTGCGGCGGCGACACAGCTGGTGCTGACCCCCTGGCCGATCCACGCCATCCGCGCCAAAGCCTTGGGTGAAAGCGGTGAAAACCCGCCGGCCCAAGCCCAGCCCACCCTGGTCACCCGGCCCGAATTTGATCCGATCCTGACGCCGCTGCCGGCCGATCAGGGTGATCTCTGTGGGGCGCTGATGGCCGGCAAAACACTTGCTGAGGCCAGCACATTGCATCCCGCCGCTGACCTGGGTCAGCTGCTTGGCACCCTTTTGGCCACTCAGGCCCTGACTGACATTCACGTGGAGGAGAGAACATGA
- a CDS encoding DoxX family protein, with protein sequence MTALLNRYFRIADGLDRADWLLPTFARFLFAASLLGYFWASAKTKLGDGFVGLFSPSTGAYAQIFPKAFEAVGYDSSQFGIFHWLVVMAGTYAEFILPALIVLGLFTRLASLGMIGFVAVQSLTDLYGHGGIQHIETLGAWFDRLPDGVILDQRGFWMLLLLTLVIKGAGPLSLDRILTLRNVLSARPASQPQ encoded by the coding sequence ATGACCGCCCTTCTGAACCGCTATTTCCGCATCGCCGATGGGCTGGACCGGGCCGATTGGCTGCTGCCGACATTCGCCCGTTTCCTCTTTGCCGCCAGCCTGCTGGGCTATTTCTGGGCCTCGGCCAAGACCAAGCTGGGCGATGGGTTTGTTGGATTGTTTTCGCCCTCAACCGGGGCCTATGCGCAGATCTTCCCCAAAGCCTTTGAAGCGGTGGGATATGACAGTTCGCAGTTCGGGATCTTCCACTGGCTGGTGGTGATGGCCGGCACCTATGCCGAGTTCATTCTGCCCGCATTGATTGTGCTGGGCCTGTTCACCCGACTGGCCAGCCTGGGCATGATCGGCTTTGTCGCCGTGCAGTCTCTGACCGATCTTTACGGCCATGGCGGCATCCAGCATATTGAGACGCTGGGCGCCTGGTTTGACCGCCTGCCCGATGGCGTGATCCTGGATCAGCGCGGTTTCTGGATGCTCCTGCTGCTGACGCTGGTCATCAAGGGGGCCGGACCGCTGTCGCTGGACCGGATCCTGACCCTTAGAAATGTGCTTTCGGCGCGTCCGGCTTCCCAGCCGCAATAG